In Vibrio atlanticus, the following proteins share a genomic window:
- a CDS encoding Grx4 family monothiol glutaredoxin, translating into METIDKIKQQIEENTILLYMKGSPKLPSCGFSSQASQALMACGEKFAYVDILQNPDIRAELPAYAQWPTFPQLWVEGELIGGCDIILEMFQKGELQPIVKEAAAKVAGDDAE; encoded by the coding sequence ATGGAAACTATCGATAAAATCAAACAGCAAATTGAAGAAAACACTATTCTACTGTACATGAAAGGTTCTCCTAAGCTACCTAGCTGTGGTTTCTCTTCTCAAGCGTCTCAAGCGCTAATGGCATGTGGTGAAAAATTTGCTTACGTAGATATCCTACAAAACCCTGATATCCGTGCAGAGCTTCCAGCTTACGCACAATGGCCAACCTTCCCACAACTTTGGGTTGAAGGTGAGCTAATCGGTGGTTGTGATATCATTCTTGAGATGTTCCAAAAGGGTGAGCTTCAGCCAATCGTTAAAGAAGCCGCTGCTAAAGTAGCTGGCGACGACGCTGAGTAA
- a CDS encoding DsbA family protein, whose protein sequence is MNVKLHYVHDPMCSWCWGYKPTLELLKQQLPASIEFSYVVGGLAPDSEEPMSEEMKGKLQAIWKQIEAKLGTEFNHEFWTECQPVRSTYPACRAVIAAGFQDHYEAMLEAIQHAYYLRAMLPHSQETHLQLAQELGMNVQQFENDLSSKLLESELDDQLGFKEAMGVHSYPTLMLEVNGIFSEVELDYHSTEATLKSIREILVNNAPAA, encoded by the coding sequence ATGAACGTAAAACTTCATTATGTGCATGATCCAATGTGCAGCTGGTGTTGGGGCTACAAGCCAACGCTTGAGTTATTAAAACAACAATTGCCAGCGAGCATTGAGTTTAGCTACGTAGTCGGTGGTTTGGCTCCGGATTCTGAAGAGCCGATGTCAGAAGAGATGAAAGGCAAGCTTCAAGCGATTTGGAAGCAGATTGAAGCTAAGCTGGGTACGGAATTTAATCATGAGTTTTGGACGGAATGCCAACCAGTTCGCAGCACTTACCCTGCGTGTCGTGCAGTGATCGCTGCTGGTTTTCAAGATCACTACGAAGCAATGCTTGAAGCGATCCAACACGCTTACTACCTTCGTGCGATGCTGCCTCATAGCCAAGAAACGCATTTGCAGTTAGCCCAAGAGCTAGGGATGAATGTACAACAGTTTGAAAATGACCTTTCTAGTAAGCTATTGGAAAGCGAGTTAGATGACCAGTTAGGTTTTAAAGAAGCGATGGGTGTGCATTCTTACCCAACCTTAATGCTTGAGGTAAACGGTATCTTTAGTGAAGTTGAATTGGATTACCATTCAACTGAAGCGACACTTAAGTCTATTCGCGAAATTCTAGTGAATAACGCTCCCGCTGCATAA